In Embleya scabrispora, the DNA window GGTCCTGCCCGGTCGTCGACGACGCGATCGAGCCGCCGGCCCGGGTCAGGGAGTCCAGCGCGGGTCCCGCCCCGAGGCGGCCAGTGCCCGCTCGAACGCGGTCGCGTCCGCGAAGCCCGGCACCTCCTCGGCGAAACCGGCGTACTCGCGGTACATCTGCGCGTAGTTCGCCACCACGGCCTCGATCCCCTCGCCCAGCTCGGTCGATGCCCGGTAGTCCTGCCCCGTCGCCCGGGCCACGTCCCAGCCGTGCAGGACCAGCTCCGCGAGCAACATCGCGGCGATCTCCGGCGCGGGCATCGTGCCGCCCCCGCCGAAGGCGATCTCGCCCTCCCACACCGCCGGATCGGCCCAGGCCGCCACGCCTCGCCCCAGCTGCGCGGCATACGCGTCGGCCCAGTCCGGCTCGGCGACGAAATCGCGCGCGATCAGGTCCTCGGACAACTCCCGGCGCAGCGCCCGGTGCTCCAGGCCGTGCGAGGTGAACACCACCCAGTGGTTGATCAGCGCGCGCAGGTCGTAGTCGGTACACGGCGTCGGTCCGGCGGCGGGCGCGGGGGCGACACCGTGGGCGATCCGGTCGGCTTCGGCGGCTGCTTCGACGAACAGGTGGTGAATATTCATGGAAACGACGCTATGGCGCGCTTCCGCGACCGGTCTTGAACAAACGCGACAGCCCGAGCCGATGTCACCGGCGCCGGCTACCGTGGCCGGATGAGGCTTCCCTATCGCCCTCGCGGGGTGCTGCGCGCCGGCGCCGCGACCTGCCACCGGGTGAGCCTCTACGAGCCGGCCGCCGACCTGGCGCCGTTCGTCGAGCACCACTGGATCGTGCACTGGGATCTGGGCGGGCGGGCGCCCTTCCGGCAGAAGGTGCTCTCGCACCCCAACGTGCACGTGGTCTTCGAGCAGCCGTTCCCGGCCGTCTACGGCGTGGTCCGCGACGTCTTCGAGCGTGAGCTGAGCGGGGTCGGCCACGTGTTCGGGATCAAGTTCCGCGCGGGCGGTTTCCGGCCGGTCCTGGGCGCTCCGGTGGCCACGCTGACCGATCGGGTGGTGCCCGCGGTCGATCTGTTCGGCCCGGCGGTCGTGGCCGCCGGTGAGCGAGTGCTGGGCGCCGCCGCCGAGCCGGAGCGGGTCGCCCTCGCCGAGGCCTGGCTGCGGGCCGCGTTGCCGGCGGCCGACCCCGATCCCGCGGTGGCCGAGACCGCCGCGATCGTCGCGCGGATCACCACCACACCGAACCTGTTCCGGGTCGACGACCTGGCCGAGGAGGTCGGCGTCCCGGTCCGCCGCCTACAGCGACTGTTCGCCGAATACGTCGGGGTCGGTCCCAAGTGGGTGCTCCGCCGGGCCCGGCTCCAGGAGGTCGCCGAGCGGGCCGAACACGGCGCCGGCATCGACTGGGCGGCACTCGCGGCCGACCTGGGCTACGCCGACCAGGCGCACCTGACCCGCGATTTCACCGCCGCCGTGGGCACCGCGCCCGGCCGCTACGCCCGCGCCTGAGCGCCCCGCCCCCAGTCGTGAGCGAAGCCGCGCGCCGGAAATGCAATGCTTGACGGGTGTCCTCCACGCTCGTCGAAACCCAATTCCATGCCGTCCTGAGCGCGTCCGACGACGCCCTGGCGGACGCGATCGACCTCGGCGCCTCCCTGCTCGCGGCCTCCGCCGCCGACTGGCCCGACGTCTCGCGCGCGGTGCTCGTGCTGTACGAGCGCACCGCCGACGGCTGCCGGCGCCGCGGCTGGGAACCCGCCGACGTGGTCCGCGCGGTCACCCGCGACCTGGGCGAGCGACACGGCCCGATCGCCGCCGACCTGGTCGCCGCGCAGGCCCGGAGCTACGCGGGCACCGGCCGCCGGTGGAGCGCCCAGGTGCGCGAGTTGAACGCGACGACCCCGTGGTGGAGCACCGACGACGCCTACCTCACCGAACTGGGCGCCCGCGAGGGCCTGGACCGTTTCGGCACCGCCGCGCGCGTGCTCGAACTGCTCCGCTCGATCGCCCGGCTGCCCGCCATCGAACCGCTCACCGCCGCGACCTTCCGAGAACCCGCGCAGACCCGCCCGGCCACCGGGGAGGAGCGACAACTCGGCCGCGTACGCGCCCTGTTGGCGAAAGCCGAGTCGACCGAATACCCGGAGGAGGCCGAGGCGCTCACCGCCAAGGCCCAGGAGTTGATGACCCGGCACCGGATCGACGAGGCGCTGCTCGGCGTCGGCGCGGACGCGGCGCACACCCCCGGCGCCTGCCGGATCGGTGTGGACAACCCGTACGAGGGCGCCAAGGCGCTGCTGCTCGACGCGGTCGCCGACGCCAACGGCTGCCAGGCGATCTGGTCGAGTTCGCTGGGCTTCTCCACCGTGGTCGGCTTCGATTCCGACCTGGACGCGGTCGAGTTGCTGTACACCTCGCTCCTGGTCCAGGCCACCGCCGCGATGAACCGGGCCGGCTCGCACCTGCACGACTCCGGCCGCGCGCGACGCACCAAGACCTTCCGCCAGTCCTTCCTGATCGCCTACGCCGACCGGATCCGCGAGCGGCTGACCGCCGCCGAGGAGGAGGCCGTCGCGGACGCGAACGCGGCCTCCGACAACCGACTGCTGCCGGCGCTGGCCGCCCGTGAGGTCGCGGTCAAGGAGAGCACGGAGCGCATGTTCCCCACCCGCACCACACACCGCCTGCGCGGCCGGGACGCCGACGGTTGGCGCCACGGCAAGGCCGCCGCCGACCGGGCCGACCTCGGCACCCGCGACCGCCTGGAACGCGGCGACCGCGCGGGCGAGCCGAGCCGAGGCTAGGACGCGGCGAGCGGGCGGGCGCCGCTACCAGGGCGCGCGCTGCGCCGGCACCGTCGACGGGCGGGCCCCGCACCGCCCCTCGGCCACCGCCCGATGCGCCTGACGCGGCGTCATACCCGGTCCGGTCAACGGCTCGACGTCCTCCAGGTGGAGCGGGTCGCCGCATACCGAACAGACCACCTCGGCCTGCGCCTCGTGCCCTCCCGAGCCGCCGTGCCGATAGACCACGGGCGGCCCGTCCTCGTCCGCCAGCCAGGTGTCGCCCCACCGGCCGATCGCCACGAGCACGGGAAAGAAGTCGCGCCCCTTGGCGGTCAGCACGTACTCGTGCCGGGGCCGCCGTTCCTCATAGGGCACCCGGTCGAGCAGACCCTCCTCGACGAGCAGATTCAGCCGCTGGGCGAGCACGTTGCGGCCGATGCCCAGATTCTCCTGAAGATCCTCGAACCGCCGGACCCCGTAGGACGCCTCGCGCAACACGAGGGGCGTCCATCCGTCGCCGAACAACTCGAGGACACGGGCGATGGAGCACGGCCAGGTTCCGAACGAGGTCCGCTTCATGCCGCCACATTACTGAGCGGGGCGGGATCGATACGCAATCGATCCCGCCCCGCTCCATGACGCGACTACAGCACGGTTACCGTGTGATTACACTCCGCTTACACGTCACGCTTCCAACGCGGCTTGCGGTCGCCCGCACCACCGGCCGGACGGTCGTAGTGCCCGTCCCGACGCGGCGCGCGATCGTGCGAACGCTCGCCCGGGCCCGAGCCGTACGACGGACGGTCGCCGTAGGACGGCCGGTCGCTGCCATAGGTCGGCCGGTCGCCACGCGGGGCGCGGTCGCTGCCGTACGCGGGCCGGTCGGTGCGCGGCGCCCGGTCGCCGTACGACGGACGGTCGCCGCGGTAGCCACCCTCGCGCCGGTCGCCACCGCCGTAGGACGGACGCTCACCGGTACGCGGCGCGCGGTCCCCGTACGAGGGACGGTCACCACGCGGGGCGCGGTCGCCGTAGGACGGACGGTCACCACCTCGCGCGGAACGGTCGCCGCCGTACGACGGACGGTCGTTGTACGCGGGCCGGTCGCCACGGGGGCCCCGGTCACTCTGCGGACGGTCGCCGCGGTAGCCGCCCTCACGCCGGTCGCCGCCGCCGTAGGAGGGACGGTCACCGGTACGCGGGCCCCGGTCGCCATAGGACGGACGGTCGCCACGCGGCGCACTCCCACGACGGTCGCCGCCGCGGTCGCCGTACGACGGACGGTCGCCGCGGTCACCGCGGTAGCCACCCTCGCGCCGGTCCCCACGGTCCCCACGGTCGCCCCGGTCCCCGCGGTCGCGGTCCGGGCGCTCGTAGCGCTCGGTGCGCATCGGGACGTCGCCGTTCTTGGCCGCCTCGGCCAGCTCGGCCGCCTTGCGGCGCAGCTCGGCGGCCTCGGCCTTGAGCTCGACGATGCGAAGCGCGAGCCGCTCCGCCTCGGCCTCGGCCTCGACCGCGGCGTCCGCCACGGACTGCGCCTTGACCTCGGACAGCGTGCGCGCGCCGGTCAGCTTGCGCATCTCCGGGTCGTTGGAGCCCTGCACCCGAAGGCGGGTCGGCTCGACGCCGGCGTCCTCCATCAGGCGGTCCACCGTGCGGCGCTGGTGCGGCAGCGCGAGGGTGACCACCGCACCGGCCTCGCCGGCGCGCGCGGTACGACCCGCGCGGTGCAGGTAGTCCTTCGAGTCGGCGGCCGGGTCCACGTGCAGGACCAGGTCGATGCCGTCGACGTGGATGCCGCGGGCGGCGACGTCGGTGGCGACCAGGACCGGCGTGCGGCCCTCCTTGTACTCGGCCAGGGTGCGGGTACGCGCGCCCTGGGTCATGCCGCCGTGCAGCGCCTCGGCGCGGACACCGGCCTCGCGCAGCTGCTGCGCGACGCGGTCGGCGCCGAACTTGGTCCGCACGAAGATCATCGTGCGCCCGCGACGGGCCGCGATGGCCGCCGTGACGTACGTCTTGTCCTTCGGCTGCACCACGAGCACGTGGTGCGACATGGTGGTGACCGAGGACGCGTGCGGGTCCACCGAGTGGGTGACCGGGTTGACCAGGTACTTGCGGACGATCGCGTCCACGCCCTTGTCCAGCGTGGCGGAGAACAACATCCGCTGACCGCCGGCCGGGATCAGGTCGAGCAGCGCGGTCACCTCGGGCAGGAAGCCCATGTCCGCCATCTGGTCGGCCTCGTCGAGGATGGTGATCTCGACGTTGTCCAGCACGGCCGAACCGCGGTCGACCAGGTCCTGGAGCCGACCCGGGGTGGCCACCAGGATCTCGACGCCGCGTTCGAGCGCGAAGATCTGCTTCGGCATCGACATGCCGCCGGTGACGGTCTTCATCCGCAGGTCGAGGATGCGACCGTACGGCTCGAGCGCGTCGTGCACCTGCATCGCGAGCTCACGCGTCGGGGTGAGGATCAGCGCGAGGGGGCGCCGGGCGCGGGCCTTGCGGCCGGAGAGCCGGGTGAGCATCGGCAGGCCGAAGCCCAGCGTCTTGCCGGAGCCGGTACGACCGCGGCCGAGGATGTCCTTGCCGGCCATCGCGTCCGGCAGCGTCGCGGCCTGGATCGGGAACGGGTGGGTCACGCCGCGGCGCGCGAGCGCCTCCACGACGTCCTTGTGCAGACCGAACTCGGCGAAGCTGGGGCCGGTCGGCTCGGGCTTCTCATCGGCCTCGGTCTCGGCCTCGTCCGAAGCCTCGATCCGCTCGTCGGCCTCTTCGTCGTTCTCGACGCCCGCCTCGGCGTCGGTGTCGGTGTCGGTGTCCTCGTCGGCGTCCGCCGCGGACACGGTGTCGTCGTCGTTCGCGACGACCTCGTCGGCAATCTCGATGGCGATCTCGGTGATCTCCGAAGCGACCTCGGTCACCTCGGCTGCCTGCGCATCCGCCACACCCTCCTGCACCTCGGCACCTTCGGTACCGGGCATGGGCGTAGCAGTGTCATTGGCATAGGGGGGCATGCAAAACCTTCCGGATGCGGCCCGTCTCGAAGGTCCGCAGCCGAAATGTGGTCGCACGAGAAAGCGACACTTCTGCGGAGCACCAGAACGAGCCTACGAGGCGCCGCGACTCGTGGCAGCGCCTGGATATGGGCAAAGCGATTCACCAGCGTACCCGATCACTGCGCGTTTACGCCTATCGGGTGCGTTCGTACTCCACCCTCAGACGTGCGTCCTCGTGCACCACGAGCAGCCTCGGGCGCTGCCACGACCAGTGCTCGGGGAGCAGGAACAGCGTCCCCGGGGCACGCCGCAACAAGCGCAGTCCGGTGTAGCGGTAACGATAGGAAGCACCGATTTCTTCCTCGACCGCGATCCCGTCCTCGGACCGCATCCGCAGATCCTGCACCGAGTAGAGCACCACCCCGGTGCGCCGCGGCAGTTGGTGTGCGACGACCCGGCCGTCGTCGCGCCCCGACACCTTCGCGTACGACCCCGACGCCCAGAACAGGCACAGCACCACGACCGCGGCGGTGAGCAGCGCCGGCAGCGACCACGGCCGCCCGCCCGTGGCGGAACCGCGCCGGTGCGCACCGATCCGACGCGAGAGCAGCACCCCGTACGCGCAGATCGACAGTCCGACCGCGAGCGCCCCGGGCAGCAGCAACGGCTCCCAGCGCGGATCCCGCACCGGCCACCGGTGTGCGGCGAGCAGGACCGCGACCGGCACCACGAACCACGCACCGCGCAGCGTACGAACGCACCATCCGGCGATCCGCCGATGCCGGCGCAGCCACGCCAGCAGCCGGGGGTGCGCCATCCGCGCGGCGAGCAGCCCGCCGGTGACCACGAGCAGCGGCCGATACAGGGTGCACAGACCGTCCGCCAGATAATCCCGGGCCGGCGTGCCCAGCACGCTTTCGTCGAACCCGAGGTAGTCGGACCGGGCCTCGGCGCGGGTCCAGCCGAAGTGGTACAGCAGGCCCGCGAGGATCAGCGCGGGCACCACGAAGAAGGTCGCGAACTCCCAACCGGCGCCGGTCGATCGCTCCTCGGGCAGCCCGCGCGCGACCTCGGCGCGGGCGGTCTCGGCGACCCGGCGGCCCCGGTGCGCGGACCGGTGCCGCCGCGCGGCCCGCCGCTCCGTCGCCACGGCCTCGTGTTCGACGCGGGGCGCGCTCGGGATCACGTCGGGTTCGCCGAACCACTCGGCGAGCATCGACACCGGCTCGCCGCGGGAGACCTCCGAAACCTCCGCCACCTCCGCCACTTCGGCCGTGAGGTTGCCGCCGGTGCGGAAGAGGGCGAAGTCCCCCGCCGGGTCGCCGATTCGACCCGGGTGCGGGATCCGGAGGACCGCATGCCCGACGGTCCCCGCATCCCGCGCCCCCGGTTCGGCCGCCGGGTCCGACCCGAAGTCCTCGACGTCGCCGGAGCCGGCGGCGAGCCGGTCGCGCGGCGGCTCCGGACTCCCCCACGCCTCGCCGGCGACCGGTTCGTACGGCTGTGCGCTCGGCACCGGACGCCGGGCGTCGCGAGCACGCGGCACGGCCGGCTGCCCCGCGTGCTCCGGCTCCGCCCGGGGCGTCCCGGGGTCGCGCGCGGCATCGGCCGACCGCCGATCGGGCTCGCCCACGCGGGTCGACGATCCGGTTCCGGGAAACTCGGGCTCGTCGTCGGCGAAGTCCGTCATCGGCCCGATGCCCCCTGGGTGGTCACCGGTTCAGCATGGCCAGGGAGCAACTCCCGCTCCAATTTCGAGACACCGCCCGTCACCCGTTCGGCGGCGGCGCGTGATGGCGCGCCGGGAGCGTGCACGATCCCGGGCGGCAACCGGGCCCGGGAGTACTAGCGTGGCCCGGGTGCCCCCGTTCCGACTCCTCGCCGTGATCTCGCTCGGCGGCGCCATCGGCGCGTCGGCCCGCTGGGGATCGCGGAGGCGATGCCGCACGCGGGGACCGCCTTCCCCTGGGCGACGCTGATCACCAACGTGCTCGGCTGCCTGCTGATGGGCGTCCTGATGGGCGTGACCCCGCCCGACCCGCTGCTGCGCCCGTTCCTGGGCACGGGGGTCCTGGGCGGCTTCACCACGTTCTCCACGTTCGCGGTCGAGACCCGCACCCTGCTCGCGGGCCACGCGTGGCTCACCGCCTGGCTCTACGCGGCCGGCAGCGTGCTCCTCGGCGCGACCGCGGTCCACCTCGGCCTGGCCGCCGTGCGCCGCTCGCGCGGAGCGGCCGGATGATCCCGCTGATGGTGGTCCTCGGCGCCCTGGTCGGCGCGCCCGCCCGCTACCTGACCGACCGATACGTCTCCACGCGGTGGAAGTCGGCCTTCCCGTGGGGCGTGCTCACGGTGAACGTGGTCGGCTCGCTGATCCTGGGCATCGTCACCGGCCTCGCCCCCGGGGAGCGGGTGGCCACCCTCGTCGGCACCGGCTTCTGCGGCACGCTCACCACATTCAGCACGTTCGCCTACGCGACGGTGGAACTGCACACCCTGGGCCAACGCCTGCTCGCCGCCCTGTACGTACTCTTCAGCGTCACCCTCGGCCTGACCGCCGCCGCCCTCGGCTACGCCCTGGCCCGCTGACCCGCCTCAGCCGTACCCGTGCTCATGCAACCAGGCGTCCCCGATCCCGAAGTGATGCGCCACCTCGTGCACGACGGTCACCTCGACCTCCTCGACGACGTGTTCGTACGTCTCGCAGATCCGCAGGATCGGGTTGCGGTAGACGGTGATCCGGTCCGGCAACACCCCGGCGTACCAGTCCCCGCGCTCGGTCAGCGGGATGCCCTCGTACAGACCGAGCAGGTTGGTCCCGTGCTCCCCGGCGGGGTCGGGTTCGTCCTCGACGAAGATCGCCACGTTGTCCATGAGCTTGGTCAACTCGGGCGGGATCCGGTCCAGGGCCTCGGCCACCAGTTCCTCGAACTCCTCGCGCGACATCTCCAACACCCCCTCATTCTGCGGCCTCCGCCCCCGCCCCGCGGGGCCCCGGTTATCCGCTTTGCAAGCGCCGGCGAAAACCCCGTATAGTTCGGGACGTCCCCGACGGCAACAAGACGCCGGACACGGCCAACAAGCCCCCATCGTCTAGTGGCCTAGGACGTCGCCCTTTCAAGGCGGTAGCACGGGTTCGAATCCCGTTGGGGGCACGCACCAACCCCCTCGGGGGCCGCAACAAGCCGGACAGCCAGTACGGTAGGGTTCAACACGAAACACCGCGAGGGAAACCCGGGAAGCCGGGAAGAGATCGCAGAGGTCCTGTGGAGCAGTTTGGAGTGCTCGTCACCCTGTCAAGGTGAAGGCCGCGGGTTCAAATCCCGTCAGGACCGCAAGATGGAAGATCGGGGCGCCGAAAGGCGCCCTGATCCATCGAGGCCAGGTAGCTCAGTTGGTACGAGCGTCCGACTGAAAATCGGAAGGTCGGCGGTTCGACCCCGCCCCTGGCCACCAGGCGTACCGGCCGAACCGGCCTGCAAGCCCCGAAGCCGTTCACATACGGCAACGGGGCTTTTTTGTCGTGCTCGTGCACCGCCGCAGGCGCTCGGGGTCCGCCCGGCAGCGCCCTCCTATGATCCTGGGCCATGGACTGGTTGGCGCGCGCCGCGACGCTGAGGCAGTGGACGAGCAAGGGCGTCCGTGCTCCGCACAAACCCCTGCTGCTGCTCTACGCCCTCGCCCGACACCAGCAGGACGCGGACCGGGAGTTGGCGTACACCGCCGTCGAGGACGACCTCAAGCGACTGCTCGCCGAGTACGGGCCGCGCGGACGCACATCGCCCGCGTACCCGTTCCACCACCTGGTGAGCGACGGGGTGTGGGAGGTCCGCACGAAAGGCGGCCACGGCAGCCCCGGCACCAACGTGGGTGACTTACGAGCGTCCGGCGCCGCCGGGCGCCTCGCCGCGGACCTGCGCTCGTCGCTGCGGAGCGACCCCGCCCTGCTGGGCCGGATGGCGCGTACCGTGCTCGACCTGCACTTCCCGCCCTCGCTCCACCGGGAGTTGTGCGATGCCGTCGGGCTGGAGATCGAGGACGCCGAGACCCGGCCGCTGATTCCGGGGCAGCGGCGCCGCAGCCCGGCGCTGCGCGAACTGGTACTGACCGCCTACGAATACCAGTGCGCGTTCTGCGGCTACGACGGCCGCATCGGCGCCATGCCCGTCGGACTCGAGGCCGCCCACGTGCGCTGGTGGGCCCTCGGCGGCCCGGACGAGGTGGCCAACGCCGTGTGCCTGTGTTCGCTGCATCACAAACTCTTCGACAAGGGCGTCCTCGGGGTGAGCGACGAGCACCGCGTGATGGTCGCGCAACGCTTCGTCGGACACAGCGCCGCCGCCCGCGATCACGTCCTCGCCCTGACCGGGCGCCCCCTGCTCGGCCCCCAACCCGGGGCCTCGCCGATCGCCCCCGATCACCGGTCGTGGCACACGGACCAGGTCTTCCAGGGACCGGCCCGTCCCGCCGCCGCGGCCTGAGCGGCGCGACCACGATCGCGCCGGCCCCCTCCTTCGCCGGCCGGGGGCCGGCCCACCTGGGTGCAGTGTGCGGTTCGGCTTCGTGTCCCTCGGGTTCGCGGCGGCGGCGGTCGGAATACTGCGGGCATGAGTGCCGCTGACGGGTTCGATCGGGCGTTGCCCGCGCATGCTCCGCACGACGAGGGCATGGGGGCGCGGTTGAACTGGTTGCGAGCGGCGGTGCTCGGGGCCAATGACGGGATCGTCTCCACCGCCGGTCTCGTGGTGGGGGTGGCCGGGGCCACCGACGAGCGCGCGCAGTTGCTCACCGCGGGGCTGGCCGGGCTGCTCGCCGGATCGTTGTCGATGGCCGCCGGCGAGTACGTCTCGGTGAGCACCCAGCGCGACGCGGAGCGGGCCGCGCTGGTCCAGGAGCGCCGCGAGCTGAGCGACGAACCCGAGGCCGAGCTCGACGAGTTGACCGGGCTCTACGAGAAGCAGGGGCTCACCCGACCGGTGGCGCGCGAGGTGGCCGAGCAGCTCACCGCGCACGACGCGCTCGCCGCGCACGCCCAGGTCGAGCTGAAGATCGATCCGGACGAGCTGACCAACCCGTGGCACGCGGCCGGCGCCAGCTTCCTCGCCTTCACCGTCGGCGCCCTGTTGCCGCTGCTCGCGATGGTGTTGCCGCCCGCCTCGATCCGGCTGCCGATCACGGTGGCCGCCGTGCTCGGCGCGCTGGTCCTGTGCGGCTGGAGCGGCGCCCGCCTCGGCGGCGCCCCGCCGACCCGCGGGATCGTCCGCACCACCGCCGGCGGGGCCCTGGCGATGGCGGTCACCTACGCCGTGGGCACCCTGCTCGGCGCCAACGGAGTCTGACCGGGATCCCGGCACCGGACACCCGACGACTGATTCGCCACAAAAAGCTGCGGATTGGTGCCGAAAAATATGTTTAAAGTGGAGACATGAGCCAACTCTTCGACGCCGAGCCGCCCTCCTGCCCCCTCGCGGGGGTCGTGGACGCGTACCTGCCCCGGCTCGCGGAGTTCGCCTTCGAGCCGGGGCTGGTCGCCGCGGTGGACCAGCACGCAGCGGCGGTGCGCACCTCGCTGGCCGCCGACGGCGCGGGGTTGATCCCGCGCCAACTGCGCCGCGAGGACCTCGCCGACTATGTGCTGGGGTTCACCGACGTACTGGCCGAAACCGACTGGCGCGAGCCGGTCGGCTACGACTTCGCCGCGTTGCGCCTGACCGCCGTGTGCTGGCTGGTCCGCGAACACGATCTTTTGGGTTGAGCGTCACCGGCGTTCCTCGCGCGTCTGCGCGGGCTGCCCGGCGATCGCGTCACCGCGGCCCCGCTGGTACGCGTTGACGCTGGCCCGCGCGTTGGCGGTCTCGCGCTCGGCCACATCCAGCCAGCGGTCCCAGCGCTGCCGCATCGGCTGGACCAGGCCGCCGCCGACGCCGACGATCATGATGCCCGCGATGGTGGCGAGCACCGCGGTCAGTACCGGACCGGTGATCGCCCCGGCGATGCCGGCCTGGCCGAGCGCGGCGATCACGCCGAGCGCCACGATGAAGGCCCAGGCGATGGTGCCCATCGTCTTGCCGTACGAGACCGCGCCGAGCGCCGAGCGCACGATGTCGCGCACCGCACCGGCGATGGCCATCGCGACGACCACGATCACCAGCGCCACGATGCCGCGCGGGATCCACAGCACGATGGCCCGGAGCATGTCGCTGATCGGGTTCGGTCCGAACACCCCGAAGCCCAACTGCAGCGTCATCAGCAGGATCGCGTAGTAGACGACCTTGGCGATGATCCCGGTGGCGTCGTATTTGGAACCCTCCAGGGTCTTGGCGACCCCGCCGCGTTCGGCCACCTTCTCGAAGCCGACCTTGCGCAGCACCCGGTCGAGGACTCGCGCGATCACCTTCGCGACGATCCAGCCGATCACCAGGATCACGAGGAACGCGATCAGCTTCGGCACGAACGTCGCGAAGGAGGACCACGCGTCCGTGAACCCCTTGCTGAAGTCGACCGACAGCGCAAGATCCTGAGTCTGTGTCATGGCGTCCCTCTTCACTGAGGTCACTGAGGTTTTCGCGCGTCACAGTGGTCACGCGCGTCCCTCAAGTGGTAACACCGGGTACTCGAACCCGCACGCGGAGCATCGCCCACCTACGCCACAGTGATGACCGCGCCGGATCCGGGCCGGCCGATATCGCTCGCACACAGTCACGAAAGCCGGCGCCGTGGCGGAATCCGGATCTTCCTCTTACGCCCCTGATGATCACTCAGCGTGTTCGACTGCCGATTTCGGTCCCGTCCCGTCGAATCCGTCCCGATCGGCGCACCCCCCGCGCCGGCGGAGTCCGATCCGGACCGTCTCCCTCCACCCCGCGAAGTCCGGCTCTGCCGGTGCAGCGCCATGCCCGGCACTCACGGCGTCGAGCCAGGCCCGGCGGCCCCGACGCCCGCCCCACAGCCCCGGCCCGAGGCACCCGCGGCGGAGCCCGCCACGACCCGGCGGACGGCTCGGATGGATGCCTCGCCGCCGTACCGACGTGGTCCCGGTCGGCAGAGGTTCGAACCATTGGCATCAGGCGCCGAAGCACGCTCCGAAAGGGCCCGTGTGACCAAGGTCACTGTTTCGACCGTCGATCGTCTCCATCGACGGCCGGAAATCAACCGTGCATTCTATGTGATATTTTACTGGACATCGTCATGATCAACTGGTGAAGGCGTCGCCTCGGACGGCCCTCGGCACCTCGCCCGACCCGGCTCCGACCTCGGCAAAGGCAGCGCGCCGACCCCGCGGCCCCAACTGCGTCGAAGCCGCGGCCCGCCCGGGCGCACACCGAGCGCACACGGCGGACGGCAGGCACCGACGGACCCCCGGCAGGCGCGCGTACGGGCGCACAAAAGAGTGCTGCACCGGACCCGGCGGGATCCGGTGCAGCACTCAGGGGAAAAGCTTTTCGACGCAGCCCTCAGGCTTCGCTGCGCTGCTGCGGAATGCCCGCGAGCAGGGCGCGGACCTCCACCTCGCGGTAGCGACGGTGTCCGCCGAGCGTGCGGATCGACGTGAGCTTGCCGGCCTTGGCCCAGCGCGTCACCGTCTTGGGGTCGACGCGGAACATGCTGGCAACCTCGGCCGGCGTCAGCAGCGGCTCGGCATCAGGCGTACGAGCGGTCATGAGCGGCCTCCTCGGGAGAACCGAACCAACACGGTTCTTTCTTCAAATTCTGCACCTTGACCCACGATGTCCTAAATAGTTCACGAGGGCCAAGTCGGTTATAGGACGAACGGCTTGTCCTTCACAGTACAAGTACACCATCCGCCGCACCCGGTTGGTCAAACCGCCGGAATTGGCATCCCAGGGTTCAAGCCACGCGATCCCGAAGGACCAGGCATAGCGGACAGTCACATGACTGTGACGATGAGTCACACGGGCCCGGCCGTCCCCTCGCGTCCACCCCGCCCCACCAGCAACGAAGTATCCCCGATGACCCGACCCGGCCAGACCGACTACATCTGGTTTGTCCTTTTCATCATATACGAACCAT includes these proteins:
- the crcB gene encoding fluoride efflux transporter CrcB, whose product is MIPLMVVLGALVGAPARYLTDRYVSTRWKSAFPWGVLTVNVVGSLILGIVTGLAPGERVATLVGTGFCGTLTTFSTFAYATVELHTLGQRLLAALYVLFSVTLGLTAAALGYALAR
- a CDS encoding metallopeptidase family protein, with the translated sequence MLEMSREEFEELVAEALDRIPPELTKLMDNVAIFVEDEPDPAGEHGTNLLGLYEGIPLTERGDWYAGVLPDRITVYRNPILRICETYEHVVEEVEVTVVHEVAHHFGIGDAWLHEHGYG
- a CDS encoding phosphorothioated DNA-binding restriction endonuclease, which produces MDWLARAATLRQWTSKGVRAPHKPLLLLYALARHQQDADRELAYTAVEDDLKRLLAEYGPRGRTSPAYPFHHLVSDGVWEVRTKGGHGSPGTNVGDLRASGAAGRLAADLRSSLRSDPALLGRMARTVLDLHFPPSLHRELCDAVGLEIEDAETRPLIPGQRRRSPALRELVLTAYEYQCAFCGYDGRIGAMPVGLEAAHVRWWALGGPDEVANAVCLCSLHHKLFDKGVLGVSDEHRVMVAQRFVGHSAAARDHVLALTGRPLLGPQPGASPIAPDHRSWHTDQVFQGPARPAAAA
- a CDS encoding VIT1/CCC1 transporter family protein; this translates as MSAADGFDRALPAHAPHDEGMGARLNWLRAAVLGANDGIVSTAGLVVGVAGATDERAQLLTAGLAGLLAGSLSMAAGEYVSVSTQRDAERAALVQERRELSDEPEAELDELTGLYEKQGLTRPVAREVAEQLTAHDALAAHAQVELKIDPDELTNPWHAAGASFLAFTVGALLPLLAMVLPPASIRLPITVAAVLGALVLCGWSGARLGGAPPTRGIVRTTAGGALAMAVTYAVGTLLGANGV
- a CDS encoding DUF6401 family natural product biosynthesis protein: MSQLFDAEPPSCPLAGVVDAYLPRLAEFAFEPGLVAAVDQHAAAVRTSLAADGAGLIPRQLRREDLADYVLGFTDVLAETDWREPVGYDFAALRLTAVCWLVREHDLLG
- a CDS encoding mechanosensitive ion channel family protein, with amino-acid sequence MTQTQDLALSVDFSKGFTDAWSSFATFVPKLIAFLVILVIGWIVAKVIARVLDRVLRKVGFEKVAERGGVAKTLEGSKYDATGIIAKVVYYAILLMTLQLGFGVFGPNPISDMLRAIVLWIPRGIVALVIVVVAMAIAGAVRDIVRSALGAVSYGKTMGTIAWAFIVALGVIAALGQAGIAGAITGPVLTAVLATIAGIMIVGVGGGLVQPMRQRWDRWLDVAERETANARASVNAYQRGRGDAIAGQPAQTREERR
- the bldC gene encoding developmental transcriptional regulator BldC, producing the protein MTARTPDAEPLLTPAEVASMFRVDPKTVTRWAKAGKLTSIRTLGGHRRYREVEVRALLAGIPQQRSEA